A portion of the Drosophila mauritiana strain mau12 unplaced genomic scaffold, ASM438214v1 U_130, whole genome shotgun sequence genome contains these proteins:
- the LOC117149075 gene encoding immune-induced peptide 23 — protein sequence MKCLILSFAIVVVLASQARAGNVIIGGVCQDCSPPVAENVVVGGQSYRTGRPGQGTVYINSPGAYPGALDGPIRRTGAGGGGRGGTRYPDGYSGRLPGGTYLHNKDCVGCSISGGGD from the exons ATGAAGTGCCTGATTCTGTCCTTTGCAATTGTCGTCGTCCTGGCTTCCCAGGCCAGGG CCGGAAATGTGATTATCGGCGGAGTATGCCAGGATTGCAGTCCTCCGGTGGCGGAAAACGTGGTCGTCGGTGGCCAATCCTACAGGACGGGTAGGCCGGGCCAGGGAACGGTCTATATCAATTCCCCTGGCGCATATCCAGGAGCTCTCGATGGTCCAATCCGGCGAACTGGCGCTGGCGGCGGAGGACGCGGTGGCACCCGGTATCCGGATGGCTACAGTGGTCGTCTGCCAGGTGGCACTTACCTTCACAATAAGGATTGTGTGGGCTGCAGCATCAGCGGGGGTGGAGATTAA
- the LOC117149081 gene encoding immune-induced peptide 1, with amino-acid sequence MKFFSVVTVFVLGLLAVANAVPLSPDPGNVIINGDCRLCNVHGGK; translated from the exons ATGAAATTCTTCTCAGTCGTCACTGTTTTCGTGCTCGGTCTGCTGGCTGTGGCCAACG cTGTTCCACTGTCGCCCGATCCAGGCAATGTGATCATCAACGGCGACTGCAGACTGTGCAATGTCCACGGTGGCAAGTAG
- the LOC117149084 gene encoding immune-induced peptide 1-like, with protein MRFAVITVFVLGVLGLANAVPLSPDPGDVIINGDCVNCNVRGGK; from the exons ATGAGATTTGCAGTCATCACTGTCTTTGTGCTTGGTGTTCTGGGTTTGGCCAATG CTGTTCCGCTGTCACCCGATCCTGGAGATGTTATCATCAATGGCGACTGTGTAAATTGCAATGTTCGCGGtggcaaatag
- the LOC117149074 gene encoding uncharacterized protein LOC117149074 yields the protein MKSLTLLALLILATLAFVHGGKVTINGKCVNCSHDQTTTTTHKPTSGKGSGGRTTARPSSRSPPSRGRPSWDDDDDDADLAGGWSLHQSAGGTQYIGRRSKRQSRGGQYIDLGGSAGRGGGGGWAGSGITTIDSSGYPGGTLVRNSDCVGCNIRG from the exons GCGCTTTTGATCTTGGCCACGTTGGCCTTTGTCCACG GTGGCAAGGTGACCATCAATGGCAAGTGCGTGAACTGCTCCCATGATCAAACGACTACCACCACGCACAAGCCGACAAGTGGAAAAGGAAGTGGAGGTAGGACCACAGCCAGGCCCAGCTCGAGATCACCTCCATCCCGCGGTCGCCCATCATgggatgacgatgatgatgatgctgacCTGGCCGGTGGCTGGTCACTGCATCAATCGGCTGGAGGAACTCAATACATTGGCAGGCGTTCGAAGCGTCAGTCGCGCGGTGGTCAGTACATCGATTTGGGCGGATCTGCCGGAAGGGGTGGAGGCGGAGGCTGGGCAGGATCTGGCATAACCACCATCGATTCCAGTGGCTATCCCGGCGGAACCCTGGTGCGCAACAGTGATTGCGTCGGTTGCAATATACGCGGATAA
- the LOC117149083 gene encoding immune-induced peptide 1-like: MRFFAVITVFVLGVLGLANAVPLSPDPGDVIINGDCVNCNVRGGK, translated from the exons atgAGATTCTTTGCAGTCATCACTGTCTTTGTGCTTGGTGTTCTGGGTTTGGCCAATG CTGTTCCGCTGTCACCCGATCCTGGAGATGTTATCATCAATGGCGACTGTGTAAATTGCAATGTTCGCGGtggcaaatag